The following nucleotide sequence is from Candidatus Magasanikbacteria bacterium RIFOXYB2_FULL_38_10.
AAGTCAAAAAATTAGTTTAGGGAAAATTATTGGCCTAATTTTGGTTTTGATTTTTGTTTTATCTTTAGGTTATTTTAAAATTAGAGAGTATTATTTGCCTACGGCGCAAATTAAAATTGGCGGACAAATTTTAATGGTGGATTTGGCGCAAAATCCCGCTGCTTGGCAAAAAGGTCTTAGTGGACGCAAAAGCTTAGCGGAAAATCAGGGTATGCTTTTTGTTTTTCCACTGGCCTCTCGCCGCGCTTTTTGGATGAAGGATATGAATTTTTCCATTGACATTATTTGGATAAATGAGGGTAAAATAGTGGATATCGCCCCTAATTTAAAACCATCCATGCTGGATCCTTTGCCTGTCTATTCACCGCGTTTGCCCGCCAATCTGGTTTTAGAGGTCGCGGCCGGTTTTAGCCAAAAAAATGAGCTTAAAATAGGGGATTCATTAGAACTGTTGACAAAATAAGATCGATTTAGTATAATAGACTCACTAATAATTTACTCAAAACTTTCAGTTCCCTTGAAGTGGCGAGACAGAAAATTAATTTAAATATGTTCGCAGTAATTCAAACAGGTGGAAAACAATACCTTGTCCAGGAAGGACAAATTTTAAAAATAGAAAAATTAGCCGGTGAAAAAGAATCTAAGTTAAAATTTGATAAAATTTTACTTTTAGCCAGTGAAGATGGAACCGGCGTGGAAATAGGCAAGCCATATTTAGATGCCAAAGTGGAGGCTGAAATTTTAGAACAAGGCCGCTCTAAAAAAGTTAAAGTGATTAAATTTAAACGCAAGGTCAGATACAATCGTCGCCACGGCCATCGTCAGGAATACACTAAAGTAAAGGTGACTAAAATTGGTTAAATAATTCTTAAAAACCCATCATCAAAGTGATGGATTTTTATTTATAATAAAAGAAAGGAAGTTTTAAACTTCCTTTCTTTCTTTTAAGGCGTTAAGCAAGGTGATTTCATCGGCGTACTGCAGGTCGCTGCCCTGGGGAAGTCCTCTGGCTAAACGCGTAATTTTAATTCCGGAAGGCTTGAGCAGTTTTGTTAAATATAAAGCGGTGGTTTCGCCCT
It contains:
- a CDS encoding 50S ribosomal protein L21 gives rise to the protein MFAVIQTGGKQYLVQEGQILKIEKLAGEKESKLKFDKILLLASEDGTGVEIGKPYLDAKVEAEILEQGRSKKVKVIKFKRKVRYNRRHGHRQEYTKVKVTKIG